From the genome of Aestuariirhabdus haliotis:
AGGAATAATCTGTTGTGAGCCCAGCTGTGACGCCACCAGATCTGCAGAACCAGCCTCCATATCACCACTGACCTCCTGCCCTTGTGCGTTTCGTCCACGATAACTGAAGCGAGCCATAATCGATTACTCCCCGGCCACTGTAAGATCGCCTAGCCCGCTCTCATCGACCAGGGTTGCGGAAACGCGGAATACCTCCTCAACACTGGTCACCGCAGCCATTGCGTAGTCCAGCGCACACAAGACCAGGGGACGATAATCAGGCGCCGCACTGGCGGCTGCAACAAATGCGTTTTGATTACTATCCCTGAGGGCATCAATCATAGGGCTATCAAATTCAAGCAGTTCGTATATACCCACACGCCCTCGATAGCCACTGTTATTACAATGATGGCAACCTCGCCCCCGATAGAAGGTAGAATGGGTAATATCGACCTGCTGGGCAATCGCCTGTAACTGTTTCAGTTCTCGGGGCGACAACGCCTCTTCTTCCTTGCAGTTATTGCATAAACGCCTGACCAAACGCTGTGCCAGTACCGCATTTAATGCCGAGGCGACCAAAAAGGATTCCACCCCCATATCGATTAGTCTCAGGGCACTGGTCATGGCGTCGTTGGTGTGTAAAGTCGATAGCACCAGGTGACCGGTCATCGCCGCTCTCAAGGCAATTTCTGCCGTTTCATGGTCACGGATCTCACCGACTAGAACAATATCTGGATCCTGTCGCAACGCACTGCGTAAGACGCGTGAAAAGGTCAGGCCTATTTGATCGTTGACCTGAACCTGGTTAATTCGGGGCAAACGATACTCAACCGGATCCTCTACCGTGATTATTTTTTTATCAGGCGTATTCAATTCGCTGATACCGGCGTAGAGCGATGTTGTTTTACCACTGCCGGTGGGCCCGGTCACCAACACCATGCCGTATGGACGCGTCAACAGCATACGAAAGCGTCTCAGCATCTTTTCAGACATTCCCAGTTTATCCGTAGAAAAAACGCCTTCGCTTTGATCGAGCAAACGCATCACCACAGACTCACCGTGCTGAACCGGCATGGTCGATAAACGCACATCGATATTTCGACCCTTGACACGAATGTTGAAGCGACCATCTTGTGGCAGACGTTTTTCAGAAATATCCAGCCCAGACATGACTTTGAGTCGCAAAACCAGGGCCGAGGCGACACGCTTTTCTTTCATCACCTGCTCATCGAGTACACCATCAATCCGCTGGCGAATACGAACAACACTTTCATCGGGTTCGATATGAATATCCGAGGCATGCACCTGAATGGCATCTTCAAACAGAGTCTGCAACAGGC
Proteins encoded in this window:
- a CDS encoding GspE/PulE family protein, giving the protein MADQLSAAGKRLRLGDLLVQQKLISNAQLELALQQQKRTGIKLGRTVIDMGFIEEEKLLQVFSQQLKIPFVDLRFFKFDNALIQRLPETHARRYRALILSDNPDGLLVGMADPLDLFAQDELRRILGPTIKLAVVRESEVLQALDSAYRKSGEIASLAGEIEDDLQDGDFDLTQIGLSDNAGDAPVVRLLQTLFEDAIQVHASDIHIEPDESVVRIRQRIDGVLDEQVMKEKRVASALVLRLKVMSGLDISEKRLPQDGRFNIRVKGRNIDVRLSTMPVQHGESVVMRLLDQSEGVFSTDKLGMSEKMLRRFRMLLTRPYGMVLVTGPTGSGKTTSLYAGISELNTPDKKIITVEDPVEYRLPRINQVQVNDQIGLTFSRVLRSALRQDPDIVLVGEIRDHETAEIALRAAMTGHLVLSTLHTNDAMTSALRLIDMGVESFLVASALNAVLAQRLVRRLCNNCKEEEALSPRELKQLQAIAQQVDITHSTFYRGRGCHHCNNSGYRGRVGIYELLEFDSPMIDALRDSNQNAFVAAASAAPDYRPLVLCALDYAMAAVTSVEEVFRVSATLVDESGLGDLTVAGE